The proteins below come from a single Oxyura jamaicensis isolate SHBP4307 breed ruddy duck chromosome 1, BPBGC_Ojam_1.0, whole genome shotgun sequence genomic window:
- the STX19 gene encoding syntaxin-19, whose amino-acid sequence MKDRLQELKLRAKELQIVGENNHPPVQDEQEEFEQQAIIYEREPITERHFHEIQKLQNEINNLVDEVHKFSQQQKSLVSSMRRFSVLKKESNIAREIKIQAEHVRKGLDELSKTVKKAESEYGLSSAIVRILASQHAFLSRCYLNAMLSYNEAITVKQEKCRKFIVRQLEVAGKEVSEEEVNDMLQQGKWDIFNENLLTEVKITKAQLSEIEQRHKELVSLENQIKDLKELFIQVSLLVEEQGEMINNIEISMNNTQEYTQISREKFGLAVKYRKRNPCKAICCWCCPCCK is encoded by the coding sequence ATGAAAGACCGCCTCCAAGAGCTTAAACTGAGAGCTAAGGAACTGCAGATAGTTGGAGAGAACAACCACCCACCCGTACAAGATGAGCAGGAAGAGTTTGAACAGCAGGCTATTATTTATGAAAGGGAGCCCATAACTGAAAGGCATTTCCATGAAATCCAGAAGCTTCAGAATGAAATCAATAATTTGGTGGACGAAGTTCATAAATTTAGTCAACAACAAAAGAGCCTAGTATCTTCAATGAGAAGGTTCAGTGTTCTTAAAAAGGAATCTAACATAGCAAGAGAAATCAAAATTCAAGCAGAACACGTAAGAAAGGGTTTGGACGAACTgtcaaaaacagtgaaaaaagctgaaagcGAATATGGCTTATCATCTGCCATAGTAAGAATTCTAGCTTCCCAGCATGCTTTCCTATCCCGGTGTTACCTAAATGCTATGCTCTCCTACAACGAAGCTATAACAGTCAAgcaagagaaatgcagaaaatttaTCGTTCGTCAGCTTGAAGTAGCTGGTAAGGAGGTATCTGAGGAAGAAGTCAATGACATGCTTCAACAAGGAAAATGGgatattttcaatgaaaatctactcactgaagtcaaaataACAAAAGCTCAGCTTTCAGAGATTGAACAGAGACACAAAGAACTAGTCAGTCTGGAGAACCAGATCAAAGACTTGAAGGAACTTTTTATCCAGGTATCGCTTCTGGTGGAGGAGCAAGGGGAGATGATCAACAACATAGAAATCAGTATGAACAACACTCAAGAATACACTCAAATATCTAGAGAAAAATTTGGACTTGCAGTCAAGTATCGGAAAAGAAACCCTTGCAAAGCAATATGCTGCTGGTGTTGTCCATGCTgcaaatga